Genomic segment of Natronoarchaeum philippinense:
CCAGACGGCGACGACCACGGCTTCGATAACGCTCATAACCGGGACCAGTCGCGCCCGCGATAAAAACGCTCCCGATTTCGACGCGGCGATGCCACTGCGCGCCGGTGAATCAGGTCCCGCACGTATCACGCGTGGAATTCTCTAGCAATCAAACGTTACAAACTCTCGGCACGAAGTCGGCGTCATGCTGCCACCGATCGCCGACAACTTCGTCGCGGGCGAGACCGCGCCGGAGGCGATCGCCCACGCACGCGACCTCGACGGTCGTGGCGTCGGGACGATCCTGAACCTGCTTGGCGAACACTACGAGCGACCCGGCCCGGCCGCCGAGGACCGGGACGCGTACGTCCGCTTGATCGACGACATCGCAGACGCCGGGATCGACGCCTGCGTCTCGGTCAAACCCTCCCAGATCGGCTTAGACATCGGCGAGTCGACGTTCCGGTCGAATCTAGAGGTGATCGCCGAGCGCGCCGACGAGCGCGACGCGTTCGTCTGGATCGACATGGAAGACCACGAGACGACCGACGCGACGCTCGACGCCTTCGAGGAGCTGGCCCGGGCCCACGAGTGGTCCGTCGGCGTCTGCCTGCAGGCCAACCTCAAGCGCACGCGCAAGGACCTCGACCGCCTGATCGACGTACCCGGAAAATTCCGACTGGTCAAAGGCGCCTACGACGAACCGGACGACCTCTCGTACACGCGCAAACCGCGGGTGAACGAGGAGTACCGCGAACTGCTTCGGTACGCCTTCGAGCACCGCGACCGCGGCGTCGCCGTCGGAAGCCACGATCCGGTGATGATCGAACACGCCGCCGATCTCGCCGCCGAGCACGGCACCGATTTCGAGATCCAGATGCTGATGGGCGTCCGCGAGTCGGCCCAGTACGATCTGGCCGCCGACTACGACGTCTACCAGTACGTCCCCTACGGGAACCGCTGGCTGTCGTACTTCTATCGCCGGGTCGCCGAGCGCCGGGCGAACGCGCTGTTCGCGCTGCGGGCTGCTATCGGGCGGTGACGCCGCCGTACGCACGTCCGACGGCGATCGGTCGCGGCTGGAGTACCGTCGTGTCGTCACGCCGCCGACAATAACAGCGCTGATTAGGCAGGGTGCCAAAGGGAGTGGCAATGGCAACGTGGAAGCGGGACTTCGGGAGCGGTCTTGTCGTCCTCGTCCCGATCATCGTCACCCTCTGGGTCCTCGTCTGGCTGTTCAACTTCATCGCGGGCGCGCCGCTGGTCAACCAGATCAATCAGGAGTTGCTCGTCGATCTCGGTTTCGAGGGGATCAGCACCAGCGCGGTCAGCGCCGTGCGCGTGCTCGTGACGCTCGTCGTCTTCGTCACGCTCGTGTTCGCGGTCGGCTACCTGATGCGAACCGCGCTCGGCAACGTTCTCGAAGACCGGATCGACGACCTGATCAACCGCCTGCCGGGACTCCGCGTCGTCTATAACGCCTCGAAGATGGCCGCCGAAACCGCCCTCGGCGGAACCGAAGCGCTCCAGACGCCCGTCAAAGTCGAGGTCTGGGACGGCGTCCGCATGACGGCGTTCAAGACGGGCAAGCGCACCGACGACGGCCGCGAGCTGCTCTTTATGCCGACCGCGCCGAACATCACGACCGGGTTCGTGATCGAGGTCGAACCAGAAGACATCCAAGAGATCGACGAGCGCGTCGAGGACTCGCTGACCCGCCTGTTGAGCGCCGGCTTCGGCGACGCCAACAACCAGAGCGGCGGCCTCCACGGCGTCCCGATCGACGTGCACGAGTCCGACACGGGTCGTCTCGCCGGCTCTGATGCGGATCGGAGCAACGCGGACGGCCGGGCCGACGCTGGTGCTGACGAGTAGACTCGTCACTCACCGATTCGGCGCTGCCCTCGCGAGGATACGGACAAACAGGCGTCGCTGGCTGCCGGATTTCGTCCGAAAATCAGCGCCGCCGAGTCGCAACCGTAGTTAGACGTAGGTGAACCAGTCGGCGTACTCGTCGCTGGGGTCTTCGACGAGGTCGAAGAACGTCTGTTGGATCTCCTCGGTGACCGGACCGCGCGTGCCCGACCCGATCTCGACGTTGTCGACCTGCCGGATCGGCGTCACCTCGGCGGCGGTGCCCGTGAAGAACAGCTCGTCGGCGGTGTGGAGCTGGCCGCGCGAGATCGTCGCTTGGTCGTGGACCGTGTAGCCAAGATCGCGGGCGACCTCGATGACGCTCTGGCGCGTGATACCGTCGAGGATCGACTGGGAGAGCGCCGGCGTATAGAGCTCGCCGTCTTTGACCATGAAGATGTTCTCGCCGGGGCCTTCCGCGACGTAGCCCTCCTTGTCGAGCACGATGGCCTCGGTGTAGCCGTTGCGCCGGGCCTCCTCGCCGGCGAGCATGCTGTTGACGTACAGCCCCGTCGTCTTGGCGTTGGTCGGAATCTGGCTGGAGGAGTGCTTGCGCCACGACGAGACCATCACTTCGACGCCCTTCTGCAGGGCGTCCTCGCCGAGGTACGTACCCCACGGCCAGCACGCGATGGCGACCTGCGTCGGGCAGTCCTTCGGGCTGACGCCGAGGCTGTTGTAGCCATAGAACGCGACCGGCCGGATGTAACACGACTCCAAGTCCTGCCGGCGGATGAGCTCCATCGTCGCCTCGGTGAGCTCCTCGCGGTCGTGCTCGATGTCCATCTCGTAGGGCTTTGCCGACTCGTAGAACCGGTCGAGGTGGGCGTCCCAGCGGAAGATCGCCGGGCCGTCGGCGGTGTCGTAGCAGCGAACGCCTTCGAAGATGCCGGTACCGTAGTGGAGACCGTGCGTGAGGACGTGCACCTGGGCGTCGTCCCAATCTTGGAACTCGCCGTCCATCCAGATGGTGTCGACGTCCATCTCGTCAAATCCCATGGGTGAGCCATTGATGCCCCGTCGTTAAGAGTGTTCACGATTTGCACGCGACGGCGGACTCGCACGCTTCCGAACGATTCGTGCTCATCTCTGGTGAGGCGACGCCGAACGAGGGATCGAAGCGTCTTACGCTTCGGCGTCCTCGCGAACGCCAGTGAGCGAGGGCTCGGAGGACGCATCGCGTCCTCCGGCGTCCTGACGAGGAAGGCGAGCCGGGGTTCGACGAGTTTACTCGTCGGTACCCTGACGAGGAAGGCGAGTCAGGGCTCGAAGCGTCTTACGCTTCGGCGTCCAGCAGCGCCCACAGTCGCTCGCGGTCGCCGTCCATCCGCTCTAGAAGATCGCGGAACTCGGCGCGCGTCTCGGCCGTCACGTCGACGGCGACCATCCCGCGGTCTGGCTGGCCGTAGACGACCGTCGCGCCCTCGGGCGCGGCCAGCACCGCCGGGAGCGTCGCAAGATCTTCCTCGCCGTCGACGACGACGGTCGTCGGACCGTCCCGGGCGACGGCGTCGCCGAGCGCCGTCAGCAGTTCGACGGTCAGCGTGCCCGCTGGATTGGTGGCGGCGATGCGGTCGGGCGGGGCTTCGACCGTCTCGCGCACCTCGTCGTCGACGGCTTGGCGTTTCGTGCGGCCATCGACCAGCGCGACATCGGGCCGTCGGTCGGCCTGCTCGAAGTGGTAGGTGACGATGTCGCCGACGGCGATCAGGGGCTCGCCGGCGTCGGAGAGTAACTCCTCGGCGTCGGTGTAGAGGGGGCCAAGCGGGTCCTTGAACGCCGATCGAAGCTCGTCGGGAAGCCGAACGACGATTGTGGCGTCGCTCTCGGGACGGGCGGCGTCAGCGGCATCGTTCTGGGAAGCGCCGTCCTCGGGAGCCACGCTGCGTTACCGGACTTTCAGCGCGTACGCGCCGGGCTCGGTCACTTCCATCTCGTCTGCGATGCCGCTCTCTTCGGGGTGGGCGATGAACACGTAGCCCGCCCAGTCCTCGGTGAGGCTGCTCGACCCACAGCCATCGCAGGTCTGCTGGTCGGGATCGTTCACGCGGTGGCACTCGCGGCAGACGAGTCGGTCCTCGGCCATCAGCTCTCACCGGCTTGCGCCTGACGCTTGCGCCGCTCCTCTTCGAGCCAGCCGTGCTTGCCGAGGCCGGGCTGTTTGGCCGTCAGGCCGATCTTGGAGTCTCGCGGGTTGCGCTCGTCGATGCTCTTGGTGACGATGCGCGCCCGGACGGCGTCGTCGGTCCCCAGCGCGCGGTCGGACTCGTTCGAGGCGAGCCGCTGGTTCTCCGAGTCGAAGGCCAGATACTCGTTGGAGATCTGCGAGACGTGAAGCAGGCCGTCGACGGGGCCGATCCCGACGAACGCACCGAACTCCACGGTCTCGACGACCGTCCCGTCGACGACCTCCTGCATCTGGGGGTCGAACGTGACGGCGTCGAACTCGGCCTCGTAGTAGACGCCCGGCCGGTTCGGCAGGACGGCGCCCTGACCGATGTCGTGGACGTTGACGACGCTGACGACGGACCCGACGTCCTCGTCCATGCGCCCTTCGAGCTTGTCTTGGAGTAGCTTCTTGACGAGCTCCGGCGTGACGTTTGCGAGCTCGCGCGGCGGTACCTCGACCGTATCCTTCAATCTGACCCGTTTGTACATTGCTATGGTTGAGTAACTGCGAGTTTGTTCTTGCCCCTTAAACCAATTACTGCGACGCCCGCGTCGAGCGTGCGCTCTTGGAGCGGCTGGTCGTTCGTGACGACGTAGTCGGCGATGCCCTCGCGGGCGAGCTCGACGACCGCGTCGTCGGCGTACGACGCCTCGGTATCGACTATCAGACACCGTTCCGTCGCCAGATCGTGTCCCACGCTCGCGGCGATGCCTTCCTCACCGCCCTTCTCGGACAGCTTTCGGAGCTCTTCGACGACCGACTGGGGTGTAGTCGGCTCGTACCCGTCTGCTCGCGGCTCATCGCCGCTCGCTTGTTCCGGTGCGCGCGGCGCACCGTTGAGCAGCCGGTCCAGCTCGTCGAACAGCCGGACGTCGAGTTCCACTGGCATCATCAGCGCGTTCGTGTCGACGACGACGGTCGGTGCCATCCTATCCCTGTAGCGTGCCGATGCCGATCAGCCGCCAGCGAGCGCCCACACGGCGGTTGATCGCGATTTTGGCACCCTCGGCGGCGCAGACGGGCCGCTTGAGCGCGACCTCGCACTCGTCGCCGCGGGCGCTCGTGACCGATCCGACCGTCGTCGCGGTGCCGATCGTCAGCATCAGCGGCTCGCCGGTCGAAATCTCGTCGACCTCGCCGCTGTCCTGCCCGACGATCCGATCGAGCAGATCGACCTCCATCTCGAAGGAGTTCCACGTCGGCGGGAGCGTCTCCGGCGGTCCGGCGAGCTGTCCCGCGAGCGCGTCGCCCTTGGTGAGACTGGGGTCGAGCCCGGTGCCGACGCCGAGCAGTCCGCCCGGCGAAACTGTGTCGACGTTCTCGCCGCCGGCCTGCAGCGATCGGATTTCGGTCGTGATCGGGCGGTACTCCGACTGCCCGCCTTCCTCGACCTCGCGGCCGGGGCGGATCTCGATCTCCTCTCCGTCGTTCAGTTCTCCCTGTGCGAGCGAACCGCCGAGCACGCCGCCGGTGAGGTCTTCCCAAGTCGTCCCCGGCCGATTGATGTCGAAGCTCCGCGCGACGTGCATCCGGGCGTCGGCGTCGGGATCCCGATCCGGCGTCGGGATCTCCTCCTCGATCGCTTGGATCAGCACGTCCATGTTGACCTCCTGCTGGGCGCTGATCGGGACGATCGGCGCGTCCTCGGCGACCGTGCCCTCGACGAACTCTTGGATCTCTTGGTAGTTCTCGCGGGCGCGCTCGGCGTCGACGAGGTCGACCTTGTTCTGGACGACGACGATGTTGTCGATGCCGATGATATCCAGCGCCATCAGGTGCTCTTCGGTCTGGGCCTGCGGGACCGGCTCGCTGGCGCTGACGACAAGCACCGCACCGTCCATGATCGCGGCGCCGGACAGCATCGTCGCCATCAGCGTCTCGTGGCCGGGCGCGTCGACGAACGACACGGTGCGGAGCGGCTCGCTCTCGGTGCCGTCCTCGCAGGTTTCCTCGGCGGTGTAGCGTTCGGGTGCCTCCTTGTCCGGGCACTCGCGGAACGTCGCGTCCGCGTAGCCGAGACGGATAGAGATACCCCGCTTCATCTCTTCGGAGTGCTGGTCGGTCCACTCGCCGGACAAGGCCTGCACGAGCGTGGTCTTGCCGTGATCGACGTGGCCGACCAGTCCGATGTTCACCTCCGGTTGTCGGTGATCGTCTGACATATGGGGAGTAATCTTGGTAGGTTTTCGCCCCGAACGACTGATAAACCTACTGTTCTCGACGCGCCCCGGCGTGACGACGCTCGCCCTCAGCGCAGCCAAGCGCCGCCACGGAACAGTCGCGGCGCGATCCGTCGACCGCCGCCGATTATTAGATTTCGAGAATACGGTGTGACTTAATGGCGGCTGCCGATAAATTTCCGCGTATGTGCCGAATGGAAACGCCGGTCGGTCGGAGCGGCGCGCTCGTCAGAACTGGCGGCACCGCCAGCCGGGAGGCTGTCGGAGGGGATCACCGTGGTTGACCCGCTCTTGGCGCTGGCCGCGCTCTCGCCGCTCGCAGTCGTCGCTGCTCTGCTCGTGGGTGCGCTGTGGCCAGCGACGAGGGCCATGCCGGTCGCGTGGGCGACGGCGGCGATCGTCGGATTCGTCGCTTGGAACATGCCGGTCGAGTGGGTGCTAGCGGCCAGCATCTCGGGCGTTCTGACCGCCATCGAGATCCTTTGGATCGTCTTCGGCGCGCTCGCGCTGCTGTACACGCTGATGCGCGCCGGCGCGGTCGACCGGATCAACGCCGGGTTCGTCGCGATCAGCGAGGACCGACGGGTCCAAGTCGTCTTGGTCGGATTCTTCTTGGCGACGTTCCTCGAGGGCGTCGCCGGGTTCGGGACGCCCGCTGCCGTGGTGGCGCCGCTGCTGCTCGCGCTCGGATTTCCGCCGCTGGCCGCGGTCGTCGCCGCGCTCGTCGGCCACGCGATCGCGACGACGTTCGGCGCCGTCGGCGTTCCGGTCCGGCCGGGCGTCGAGGAGCCCCTCGGGGCTCTCGAGTCGCTATCGAGCGCCGAGGCGATCGACGTCACGCTCCAAGCTGCCGGCGCGGCGGCGCTGTACCAAGTCGCCGTCGGCGTCTTCATGCCGCTGGTAGCCGTCGGGATGATCGTCCACTTCTTCGGCGACCCCGAAGAGCGGTCGCTGTCGGCGATCCTCGAGGTCGTTCCGCTGTGTCTGTTCGCAGGAATCGCGTTCGTCGTCCCCTTCGCCCTGACTGCGCTGTTCGTCGGGCCAGAGCTGCCGTCGATAGTCGGCGCGATGGTAGGCGCCGCCGTCGTCGTCGCCGTGTTGCGCGCGGGCTACCTGCACCCCGACGAGGAGTGGACGTTCCGGACTCGGGAGCACTGGCCGGATCACTGGATCGGGTCGATCGAACCCGGCAGCAACGGCACGTCGAGCAGCTCGGACGCTACCGACGGTCTCTCCGACGACGCCCCGGCGGCGTCGATGTCGCTCGCCCGCGCCTGGACGCCGTACGTCCTCCTCGTCGTGCTGTTGATCGCGACGCGGGATTTCACGCCGATCGGCGTCGCGCTCACCGAACTCTCGGCGCTGGCGCCCGCTTGGGATGCCATTCTCGGCACCGACATCGGCGGCGAGGTTCGGTGGGCGTACGTGCCGGGAACCTGGCTGGCTCTGAGTGCGCTGGCGGCGATCCCGCTGTTCGGGATGGACCGCGGGCAGGTCGAGAGCGCGTGGCGCGAGGCAGGCCAGAAACTCGTTTCGCCGGCCGTCGCGCTCGTGTTCGTCATCGCGATGGTCGGGATCATGACCGAGTCCGGGGCGGCGCCGAACGCGCCCAGCGGTGACAGCATGATGATCGTACTCGCTGACGCGACGGCGTCGGTCGTCGGAGACGTCTACCCGGCTGTCGCGACGGTCGTAGGCGTCCTCGGGACGTTCATCACCGGCTCGATCACCGTCTCGAATCTCACCTTCAGCCAGCTCCAGTACGACGTCGCCGTCCAGCTCGGCCTGCCGACCCACCACATCCTGGCCGCCCAGATGGTCGGCGCCGCCATCGGCAACGTGCTGGCGATCCACAACGTCATCGCCGCGCTGGCGACGGTCGGGCTCGTCGGACAGGAGGGACGGGTCGTCCGTCTCAACCTGTTTCCGGTGCTGTACTACGTCGTCGCGATGGGTGCGCTCGTCTCGGTCGTGACGCTGCTGTAAACCTGCCAGAAGAACCCGCCCGCCGGTCGACTTTTGTCCATCCACACCTACGGACGACCGTGCGCGAGTTCGCGTTCGAGCTGTCGCTGTGCGCTCACCTCGAAGCGACGACCGAAGACGTCGTGAGCCGCCAGCTCGGCGCCGGCGTCGACCGGCCGGGCAAGCGAATCGTCGATGTCGTCTGCGTCGAGCAGGGGCCGGCGTTCGACGAGCGGACGGCGATCACCGCCGCCGCGATTCCCGACGCTGCGATCGAGTGCGACGCCGGGTCGGGCCGGTTCCAGCCCCGCGGACGAGTCATCGAGGGGTCCCCGGAGCGCAAGCGCCGCGTCGTCGAACGCGCCGTCGAGGCGGGCTTTTTCGAGCGCGAGCGCCGCGGCGGGCGCGAGCACGTTCGGCAGGTCGCGCGCTACCCCGCCGACTGGTTCGACCGGATCGTCGGCATCGAGAACAAGCCCGATCTCGGGACGCCCGGCGACCTCGAAACCCAACTCCGCAAGGACGCCAGCCTCGGGCTGGTCGACGAGGCGATTCTGGCGACCGAAAGCCACGTGACGGGCGCCCATCTCAATCGGATTCCCGACGAGATCGGCGTTTGGCGCGTCGATCTCTCGGCCGGCGCCGCCGAACGGATCGAGGTGCTCCGCGAGCCGACGCCGCTCGCCGTCGACGAACCGGGAATCGAACTCCACGACGAGCATCCCGGCCGGGCCGAGATCTATCCGGCGACTGCGGCCGAAAAAGCGCGGGCGCGGCGTCGCCTCGCCGAGCGCGCCTACGGAAAGGGGTGGCGCACCTACGAACTTCCCGGCTGTGCGGCAGCCGACGCCGCCGAGCGCGAGGGAGTCGCCGGGCTTCCCTACTGTGCGTGGAAAGGGCGGTTGGTCGATCCGGCGAGCGAGTGTGGGCCGGCCTGTGGCGGGTACGACGCGGCCGAGCCGCCGGACGCCGACCTCGCCGCGGCGCGCGCGGCGTCGTCGCCGTGGGTCGCTGATCCCGAGGGACAAAAGCGGCGACAGGCGGGTCTGAGCCGGTTCATAGACAGGGAGTGACGGTTCTGGGACAGACCGCCTCACACCGGAGACAGCGATTCGTCGAGCAACTGCTCTCCCCCCGAGTAACAGAGACACGCGACGAACGCCGTCGTCCCGAGTTTGCCCCCGGCACCGGGAAACGCGCCCGCGACGAGGACGAAGACGACGCCACACAGCGCGCCGGTGAGCGCGACCGGCACCTCGCCGTCCAGCCGCCCGGACGCCGACATACCGACGAACGACGCGCAGAACGCGACGGCGGCCAGCGTGTCGCCCGCGGCGGGCACAGCGGCCGGGAGCGCGACGGCGGCGACGGCGCCGACCAGCGCCGATCCGATCACGGCGCCGAGTCCAAGGCGGCGGCTCAGGAGGGCGGTTGCGACCGCTCCGGCGGCTGCGACCGGGACGACGAGCCGGGCGTCGTGCCAAGCGAGCGGACTCGCCGCGGCGTAGGTCGCGCCGGTCAGCGACGCCGTCGAGACGCAGCCCAAGAACGCGATCGTCCCAAGTTTGCCGCCGAAGCCGTCGAACGCCCGGTCGGCGGCAACGTACGCGAGACCGGCCACCGTACCGGCGGCGGCGACGTATGCGACCGACGGAAACAGCGCGGGCGAGGCCATCCCCGCGAACGAGCCGCAGTACGCCGGGACGCCGATCTCCTCTGCGGCGACGCCGACACCCAATCCGACGAGCGCCGAGGCGAGTACCGGCCCCGGCGCGGCGTGGACGTGCAGTAAGTACGTGGCGAGCGCCCCGGCGACGACCGCCCCGGCGTCGACGGCGTCCGACCGTTCGACCGAGACCCCGTCCATCGGCCCGAGCGCCCGGTCGTACTCGGCACCGACCGCGACGGCGCCGACCAGAACCAGTCCGATCCCGACGGGTCCGGACTGGACGGCGTCGGAGACGCCGACCGCGCCTGCGAGCAGCACCGCCGGCGTCAGCCCCAGCGCGGTGTACCCGAGCCCGCGCGGCAGTACGTTCATGCCTTCGATAGTTCGAGTACCGCTGTAGAGCGTTACGATCTGCGACGAAACTATCTGTCCGATGAGGCTCAGGGGAGTGGACGGCGCACCGTCTGCGTGGTCGTCCGGATGCGAGCAGGTTCGTAGAAGATATGGCACGCGACGGCGTAGGCAGAGAGGACTGGCAGGCAGTGCGCCGTCGATCTTCCCTCCAACACAATGCGATCTGACAGCTACCATTCGACAGACAGCGGCGACCCCACCGCCGTGAACGACGCGCCGACAGGCTCCGACGACGAGCGTGCCGACCACGAGCGATCAGTGACGTTCACCCGAAGCGGGCTCCGGGACGGCTTCATCAAGTGCGTCCCCGTTTCGCTCGGCGTGGCGGGCTACGGCGTCGCCTTCGGCGTCCTCGCCCAGCAGGCGGGCCTGAGCGTCGCCGAGGCAACCCTGATGAGCGCGACCGTCGTCGCCGGCGCGGCCCAAGTCATCGCGGTCGAACTCTGGGCGGACCCGATCCCGGCTGCGCTGGTCGTCGGCACCGCATTCATCGTCAACCTGCGGTACACGCTGATGGGCGCTGCGCTGCGGCCGTGGCTGCGCGAGCTGACGCCGCTGCAGGCCTACGGGAGCGTCTTCTTCATGGCCGACGAGAACTGGGCGTTGACGATGGGCGAACTCCAGTCGGGGAGCCGGAAGGGGGCGTTTCTCCTCGGGAGCGGCCTCGCCATCTGGGCCTTTTGGATCGGCTCGACGGTGCTCGGCGCGACGGCCGGCGCGGCGGTCGGCGAGCCCTCCCGGTACGGGTTGGACTTCGTACTGGTGGCGGTGTTCCTCGCCATCGCGGTCGAACTATGGGACGGCGCCTCGGACCTCGCGCCGTGGGGCGCCGCGCTGCTCGCGGCCGTGCTGGGCGCCCAACTGCTCCCAGGAAGCTGGTACATCCCGCTCGGCGGCGTCGCCGGCTTTCTCGTGGAGGTGATCCGAGTTGAGTCCTGATCTCTCGCTCGATCCGGTCGTCGTCGCGGTCGTGCTGGCGATGGCGGTGTCGACGTACGTCGCCAAGGCCGGCGGGCTATGGTTGCTCGGCCGGATCGACGTGTCCGAGCGCGCCGAGGCAGGGCTCGAAGTGCTCCCCGGCGCGATCGTCGTGTCGATCATCGGGCCGGAACTCGCCGCCGGCGGCCCGGCAGAGTGGGCTGCAGCGGGGGTCGCGCTGCTGGTCGCGTGGAAAACAGAGAGCGTGTTGCTTGCGATCGTCGTCGGCGCCGGAGCCGTCGTCGGATTCCGGGGACTCCTGTAGCCGTCGGCGGTGGCCAGCGCTTGCCCGGCTCAGAGTTCGTAGCGCTCGCCGTCGATCGCAAGTGGCTCCTCGAACGCTTCGTCTGCGGGATAGAAGTGCGCGAGATGGACCAGCCGCGTCTCCGTGGCGTCCAGATCGTCTGCCAGATCGAGCGCGCCCTCGCGGGTCATGTGCTTGGTGCCGAAGGTTCGCGGGACGCCCGCGTCGTCGTGGTGCGCGCCGCCGGCGGGATGGTACTCGCAGAGGTCGGCCGGGACGATGGCGTCCGCGAGAAAGAGGTCCGGATCGGCCAGCATCTCCCGGGAACGCTCGGGGATGCCGTAACTCGTATCACCGGACAGCGAGAGCTTCGCGCCCGTCTCGGGGTCCTCGATCACGAGGCCGTAGCAAACCAGCGGCGGGTGATCGACCGGGACGAGCGTCACGTCGAGCCCGCAGGTCCGTATCGTCTCGAACGGCGAGCGCGGTCGCACCTCGATCGCGTCGAGGTAGTCGAACTTGTCCTCGATCGTCTCGGCGACGCTCTCGCCGGTGTTGGGATCGGTCTCGTCGGCCGCGTAGACGGGCACGTCCTCCAGCAGGCGGTAGGCGTTGCCCAGTCCGTCGAGGTGATCGAAGTGGACGTGCGAGACGACGACGGCGTCGGGCAGGTCGACGCCCTCGCGGAGGAACTGGTAGCGAAAGTCGGGCGAGGCGTCGATCAGCAGCGACTCGCCGGTGCGCTCGTTGTGGACGTGGACCGAAAAGCGCGTGCGCTCGACATCTCGTTCGCGCGGCGAGTCGACGCCTCGCTCGCGCAGTCGGCGACGCAACGCGTCGCCCGGGTCGCGGCTTCGCTCGCAGGTGTCACAGTCACAGCCGACCGTCGGCGTCCCCGTCGTGTCGCCCGTCCCGAGCAAGGTGACCTGCATGCGGTCGGGTCAGTGCTCGTGGGCGTGGTCGTGGGAGTGGCCGTCGCCGCCGTCGGCGCCGATATCGCCCCCGGCGACCAGCGCGTCGTGGTCGCCGTCCATCATGTCCATGTTCTTGAGGTTGTCACGCTCCTCGAAGTCCTCGACTGCGTCGACCAGATCGGCCTGCGTGAGCGTGGTCCGCTCTTCGGTCAGCGCGTCGAGGACGGCCTCGCGGAGCACCATCCGGAGGTCGCTGCCGGTCAGTCCCTCGGTGATGTCGGCGATCTCGTCGGGATCGAACTCGTCGATGTCCATCGCGCGGGTGATCACGCGCAGAATGTCGGCGCGCATCCCCGCGTCGGGCTTGGGGAAGTTGACGATCTCGTCGAAGCGACGCCACGCCGCGGCGTCCAACTGGTCGGGGTGGTTCGTCGCGCCGATCAGCAACACGTCGTCCTGGATGAGGCTCACGTCGTCGATCGATTTGAGCAGGGTGTTGACCGCGCGCTTGATCGCGGCGTGCTCGTCGGAGGCCCGCGTCTTGGCGACGAAGTCGAACTCGTCCATAAAGAGGATACACGGGGAGAGCCGCTTTGCGACCTCGAACACCTTCTCGACGTTCTTGGCCGTTTCGCCGAGA
This window contains:
- a CDS encoding DUF5787 family protein, which gives rise to MREFAFELSLCAHLEATTEDVVSRQLGAGVDRPGKRIVDVVCVEQGPAFDERTAITAAAIPDAAIECDAGSGRFQPRGRVIEGSPERKRRVVERAVEAGFFERERRGGREHVRQVARYPADWFDRIVGIENKPDLGTPGDLETQLRKDASLGLVDEAILATESHVTGAHLNRIPDEIGVWRVDLSAGAAERIEVLREPTPLAVDEPGIELHDEHPGRAEIYPATAAEKARARRRLAERAYGKGWRTYELPGCAAADAAEREGVAGLPYCAWKGRLVDPASECGPACGGYDAAEPPDADLAAARAASSPWVADPEGQKRRQAGLSRFIDRE
- a CDS encoding AzlC family ABC transporter permease, whose translation is MRSDSYHSTDSGDPTAVNDAPTGSDDERADHERSVTFTRSGLRDGFIKCVPVSLGVAGYGVAFGVLAQQAGLSVAEATLMSATVVAGAAQVIAVELWADPIPAALVVGTAFIVNLRYTLMGAALRPWLRELTPLQAYGSVFFMADENWALTMGELQSGSRKGAFLLGSGLAIWAFWIGSTVLGATAGAAVGEPSRYGLDFVLVAVFLAIAVELWDGASDLAPWGAALLAAVLGAQLLPGSWYIPLGGVAGFLVEVIRVES
- a CDS encoding AzlD family protein; translated protein: MSPDLSLDPVVVAVVLAMAVSTYVAKAGGLWLLGRIDVSERAEAGLEVLPGAIVVSIIGPELAAGGPAEWAAAGVALLVAWKTESVLLAIVVGAGAVVGFRGLL
- a CDS encoding MBL fold metallo-hydrolase, which gives rise to MQVTLLGTGDTTGTPTVGCDCDTCERSRDPGDALRRRLRERGVDSPRERDVERTRFSVHVHNERTGESLLIDASPDFRYQFLREGVDLPDAVVVSHVHFDHLDGLGNAYRLLEDVPVYAADETDPNTGESVAETIEDKFDYLDAIEVRPRSPFETIRTCGLDVTLVPVDHPPLVCYGLVIEDPETGAKLSLSGDTSYGIPERSREMLADPDLFLADAIVPADLCEYHPAGGAHHDDAGVPRTFGTKHMTREGALDLADDLDATETRLVHLAHFYPADEAFEEPLAIDGERYEL